Genomic DNA from Telopea speciosissima isolate NSW1024214 ecotype Mountain lineage chromosome 2, Tspe_v1, whole genome shotgun sequence:
CACAGTCGTAGATTCCTCGACGACATCGAAGATACCCTAAGCATCGCTTCAGCACCACCAGCTCCTTCCTCCGAACAGAGGCTACCGCCCACCATCAATAATGGAAATAACGATTTGGTTCCTCTCACTCCAATTACAGGGAAGCCCTTGGAGCAATCCATACCGAGCATCGACTCCGCCTCTATTTCTTTATCAGTGGTGGTACTTCTCATCGCGCTCTGCTTTGTGGGGTTCTTCTCTGTTTACATCCACTGCCTCGTCGACGATAACCCTCCTAACGATCCTCGCCGCCGACAGCACCAGACACTCAGAGAAAGAGGTTTCTCTTCTGGCATCGACCTCTCAACCATCCAATCTCTTCCCTTGTTCGCTTACGACGGCAACGTCAAGGAGCTCGTGGATTGCCCAATTTGCCTCACCGAATTCGAAGAGAAAGAAATTGTCAAGATGATTCCCTTCTGCGGCCACTTATTTCATCCCCAATGTATAGATATGTGGTTGTCCGCTCATGGCTCCTGTCCCATCTGTCGCTCTACCCAGCtgctccttcctcttcctcttcctcctcacgGCATAGAGAGTGATGGGCAGCAGCGGACAAGGGCGAatagcttctcttcttcttccagagTAGAAGATAGGGTGTATTTGCTGC
This window encodes:
- the LOC122650443 gene encoding RING-H2 finger protein ATL57-like; this translates as MRPHSRRFLDDIEDTLSIASAPPAPSSEQRLPPTINNGNNDLVPLTPITGKPLEQSIPSIDSASISLSVVVLLIALCFVGFFSVYIHCLVDDNPPNDPRRRQHQTLRERGFSSGIDLSTIQSLPLFAYDGNVKELVDCPICLTEFEEKEIVKMIPFCGHLFHPQCIDMWLSAHGSCPICRSTQLLLPLPLPPHGIESDGQQRTRANSFSSSSRVEDRVYLLPRSNSF